The Catellatospora citrea DNA segment CTTTCCGGCCCGTCGTGCGCCCAGCAGGATGTGCAGGTGCAGGCGACCCTTATCGAGCCGGCGACGTTCGCCTCGGTGTACTCACAGGAGTACACCGGGCTCGTCCGGCTCGCCTACATGACGACCGGCAACGTCGGCGCCGCTGAGGACGTGGTGCAGGAGGTCTTCGCGGCGTGGTACCGGCAGGGTGCCCACGTGCACCAGCCGGCCGCCTACCTGCGCCGTGCGGTGATCTCGCGGTGCACCTCGTGGGTACGGCGCAGAGTGCTCGAACGCCGCCACGCGAGCGTCTTCGCCGACGGCCAC contains these protein-coding regions:
- a CDS encoding sigma-70 family RNA polymerase sigma factor, which produces LSGPSCAQQDVQVQATLIEPATFASVYSQEYTGLVRLAYMTTGNVGAAEDVVQEVFAAWYRQGAHVHQPAAYLRRAVISRCTSWVRRRVLERRHASVFADGHEPAYADVTAVRAALRRLRPRQRAAVFLRYYLDLPESEIAEALGCRLGTVKSLLHRSLATMKEFLGE